The Theropithecus gelada isolate Dixy chromosome X, Tgel_1.0, whole genome shotgun sequence genome includes a window with the following:
- the LOC112615921 gene encoding putative protein SSX6 isoform X1 produces the protein MNRDNAFAKRPRDDAKTSENRSMAFVGIAKYFSKKEWEKMKYSEKINCVHMKRKYEAMTKLGFNVTLPPFMRNKRATDFQGNDTDNDRNRRNEVGRPQMTFGKLQRIIPKRMLKKPAEEGNDSKGVPEASGPQNDGKQLCPPGKANTSEKINKRSGPKMGKHAWTHRLRERKQLVIYEEISDPEEDDE, from the exons ATGAACAGAGACAACGCCTTTGCAAAGAGACCCAGGGATGATGCTAAAACATCAGAGAACAGAAGCATG gccTTCGTTGGTATTGCCAAATACTTCTCTAAGAAAGAGTGGGAAAAGATGAAATACTCGGAGAAAATCAACTGTGTGCATATGAAGAGAAAGTATGAGGCCATGACTAAACTAG gtttcaaTGTCACCCTCCCACCTTTCATGCGTAATAAACGGGCCACAGACTTCCAGGGGAATGATACTGATAATGACCGTAACCGCAGAAATGAGG TTGGACGTCCTCAGATGACTTTTGGCAAGCTGCAGAGAATCATCCCGAAG AGAATGCTCAAGAAGCCAGCAGAGGAAGGAAATGATTCAAAGGGAGTACCAGAAGCATCTGGCCCACAAAATGATGGAAAACAGCTGTGCCCCCCGGGAAAAGCAAATACCTCTGAGAAGATTAACAAGAGATCTG GACCCAAAATGGGGAAACATGCCTGGACCCACAGGCTGCGTGAGAGAAAGCAGTTGGTGATTTATGAAGAGATCAGCGACCCTGAGGAAGATGACGAGTAA
- the LOC112615921 gene encoding putative protein SSX6 isoform X2 codes for MNRDNAFAKRPRDDAKTSENRSMAFVGIAKYFSKKEWEKMKYSEKINCVHMKRKYEAMTKLGFNVTLPPFMRNKRATDFQGNDTDNDRNRRNEVGRPQMTFGKLQRIIPKDPKWGNMPGPTGCVRESSW; via the exons ATGAACAGAGACAACGCCTTTGCAAAGAGACCCAGGGATGATGCTAAAACATCAGAGAACAGAAGCATG gccTTCGTTGGTATTGCCAAATACTTCTCTAAGAAAGAGTGGGAAAAGATGAAATACTCGGAGAAAATCAACTGTGTGCATATGAAGAGAAAGTATGAGGCCATGACTAAACTAG gtttcaaTGTCACCCTCCCACCTTTCATGCGTAATAAACGGGCCACAGACTTCCAGGGGAATGATACTGATAATGACCGTAACCGCAGAAATGAGG TTGGACGTCCTCAGATGACTTTTGGCAAGCTGCAGAGAATCATCCCGAAG GACCCAAAATGGGGAAACATGCCTGGACCCACAGGCTGCGTGAGAGAAAGCAGTTGGTGA